A stretch of the Acanthochromis polyacanthus isolate Apoly-LR-REF ecotype Palm Island chromosome 22, KAUST_Apoly_ChrSc, whole genome shotgun sequence genome encodes the following:
- the LOC127531962 gene encoding uncharacterized protein LOC127531962, with protein sequence MATSSTSGLPQDDGLWIFLRNRGVPEESIQKMQQDHIDISLIGEIDDAIMASYIPAYGDRIATRRFCMDKQRRGGNETKRLSLFEKLKKKMGTMSNTDSDQDFERENTVQSKKMHLRSNKRAWKTTRKIELGWIHDNRQVRKRSGGGTRVLDINKSATKIEILSQAKKLFFHNEKSVMGKWEEFSHDVVDFQEAQVDEDVSVGEYYETHKFGLLRFYLFTKTLTSEDDPEERADVLTDEQHENTTESGQEKHTMEDVEQLTQERHNSENEMHTVKDDEQSTATVSADVSPAAIQIIDLTSLCNTSEVVFGPLTGGPFLGALDDTLIYEPILAIEDEQINTPTSTSTPINAGTASATPPSPAYELLHVTVKLHRVTLVDELIAQFKDEAMMTYSLKYSFIDEMGADADGVSRDVYAAFWTEFLDCAAEGADVRVPSLSPKWQEEEWKSVGRILAKGLKDHGYFPFRLAQAFTAAVIFGERSVSPDLLFDSLMLYLSQSERDLLSTALQEAVVSDDEEELLDLMDRMGVRTVPTQDNLRAVLVQVAHKQMIQHPKYALDNIAEVAGPILREFFPSVEDMKKLYEDIKPTTRKVIKMITASPTSSAENQSLRFLHQYIRGLDEVGLRKLMRFLTGSDVICVKEIQVTFTSFEGLARRPIAHTCGPTVELPSTYNSYPELRAEMEAILSNNCYTMDIA encoded by the exons ATGGCTACATCCTCAACCTCTGGCCTTCCACAAGATGATGGTCTGTGGATATTTCTTCGCAACAGAGGTGTTCCTGAGGAGAGTATCCAGAAAATGCAGCAGGATCAT atCGACATCTCGCTCATTGGAGAGATAGATGATGCCATTATGGCTTCTTACATTCCCGCATATGGTGACAGGATTGCCACAAGGCGTTTCTGTATGGACAAACAGAGAAGAGgtggaaatgagacaaaaagactgTCCTTAtttgaaaaacttaaaaaaaaaatgggcacAATGAGCAACACAGACAGCGATCAAGATTTTGAGAGGGAAAATACCGTGcagtcaaaaaaaatgcatctaagAAGTAATAAGAGAGCCTGGAAGACAACCAGAAAAATAGAGTTAGGGTGGATACATGATAACAGACAAGTCAGAAAACGCAGTGGTGGAGGAACCAGAGTTCTTGATATTAACAAGAGTGCCACCAAAATTGAGATTTTGTCACAagcaaaaaaactgtttttccatAATGAAAAGTCAGTGATGGGAAAGTGGGAAGAGTTCAGTCACGATGTAGTTGACTTTCAGGAAGCACAAGTTGATGAGGATGTTAGTGTAGGAGAGTACTACGAAACCCACAAATTTGGGTTGTTAAGATTTTATTTGTTCACAAAGACCCTGACCAGTGAAGATGACCCAGAGGAAAGAGCTGATGTACTTACAGATgagcaacatgaaaacacaacagaatcTGGACAAGAGAAGCACACAATGGAAGACGTCGAGCAACTGACACAGGAAAGacataacagtgaaaatgaaatgcacaCAGTCAAAGATGATGAGCAAAGTACTGCTACAGTGTCAGCTGATGTCTCTCCTGCAGCTATTCAGATTATTGACCTTACATCTTTGTGTAATACATCAGAAGTCGTTTTTGGTCCTTTGACAGGTGGGCCGTTTTTAGGTGCTCTTGATGATACACTCATATATGAGCCAATCCTTGCCATAGAAGACGAACAAATAAACACCCCCACCTCCACCTCAACTCCTATTAATGCTGGCACAGCTTCTGCTACACCACCAAGTCCTGCCTATGAACTTTTGCATGTGACTGTGAAACTTCACAGAGTGACTCTCGTAGATGAACTGATTGCCCAGTTCAAGGATGAAGCAATGATGACCTACTCTTTGAAATACAGCTTCATTGATGAAATGGGAGCAGATGCTGATGGTGTGTCCAGGGATGTATACGCTGCCTTCTGGACAGAGTTTTTAGATTGTGCAGCAGAAGGTGCAGATGTGAGGGTGCCATCACTCTCCCCAAAATGGCAAGAGGAGGAATGGAAGTCTGTTGGCAGGATATTGGCCAAAGGACTGAAGGATCATGGATATTTTCCATTTCGGCTGGCACAAGCCTTTACAGCAGCAGTCATATTTGGTGAACGCTCTGTTTCACCTGATTTACTGTTTGACTCTCTGATGTTGTATCTTAGTCAGTCTGAGCGTGATCTCTTGTCCACTGCTTTGCAAGAGGCTGTTGTCAGCGATGATGAGGAAGAGCTTCTTGATCTTATGGATCGCATGGGAGTAAGAACAGTACCAACACAAGATAACTTGAGAGCTGTGCTTGTCCAGGTCGCCCACAAGCAAATGATCCAGCACCCAAAATATGCACTGGATAATATTGCAGAGGTTGCAGGGCCAATACTCAGGGAGTTTTTCCCCAGTGTAGAGGATATGAAAAAGCTGTATGAGGACATTAAACCAACAACACGAAAGGTCATTAAGATGATAACAGCTTCTCCCACCTCTTCAGCAGAGAACCAAAGTTTGCGATTTTTACATCAGTACATAAGGGGATTGGATGAAGTAGGTCTCCGCAAGCTGATGAGATTTCTGACTGGGTCTGATGTCATCTGTGTAAAAGAAATTCAAGTCACATTCACCTCTTTTGAAGGGCTAGCACGGCGGCCAATTGCCCATACTTGTGGCCCAACTGTGGAGCTGCCATCAACTTACAACAGCTATCCTGAGCTTCGAGCTGAAATGGAGGCCATCCTGTCCAACAACTGTTACACAATGGACATTGCATAA
- the LOC127532037 gene encoding tripartite motif-containing protein 16-like protein: MEQLSEPEPKTRDGFLKFSREITLDPNTAFKYLLLSEGNRKVSRMEEDQHYPDHPERFTDHCQVLSKESLTGRCYWEVEWRGGVCVSLAKKNISRNGDLNECGFGFNDKSWSLYCFTNRYSFWYNNISTDVSGPQSSRIGVYLDHRAGILSFYSVSETMTLLHRVQTTFTEPIHVGIFLSDDDGATAEFLKVK, from the coding sequence ATGGAGCAGctgtcagaaccagaaccaaagaCCAGAGACGGATTCTTAAAATTTTCAAGAGAAATCactctggatccaaacacagcatTCAAATATCTGTTGTTATCTGAAGGGAACAGAAAAGTATCAAGAATGGAAGAAGACCAACattatcctgatcatccagaaaGATTCACTGATCATTGTCAGGTTCTGAGTAAAGAGAGCCTGACTGGacgttgttactgggaggtggagtggagaggaggagTTTGTGTATCACTCGCAAAGAAGAATATCAGCAGAAACGGAGACTTAAATGAATGTGGATTTGGATTCAATGACAAATCTTGGTCTTTATATTGTTTCACCAACAGATATTCATTTTGGTACAACAACATCTCCACTGACGTCTCTGGTCCTCAGTCCTCCAGAATCGGAGTCTATCTGGATCACAGAGCAGGTATTCTGTCTTTCTACAGCGTCTCTGAAACCATGactctcctccacagagtccagaccacattcactgagcCCATACATGTTGGAATTTTTCTGTCAGATGATGATGGAGCCACTGCAGAGTTCCTTAAAGTCAAATAG